The Sesamum indicum cultivar Zhongzhi No. 13 linkage group LG2, S_indicum_v1.0, whole genome shotgun sequence genome contains a region encoding:
- the LOC105176827 gene encoding uncharacterized protein LOC105176827 yields MHSPELGDYIGVESCVDLKPDVADGCPWHSGGGRAVTRRRRRREVVEKEYPPPIPALVRTENLPPHMPWVMKRYYTSDGRLVIKEEKVKRHEYFEAYRSNGRLVLTLIPLGDVMEETCSAGELAAEFLDDMSAPDEEISGGDNQGVSDPTVEEKIPECYKYTGTTINPCGGFGVATAAPPPLRPPVRT; encoded by the coding sequence ATGCACAGCCCAGAGCTCGGCGACTACATTGGTGTGGAGAGTTGCGTCGATCTGAAACCCGATGTAGCAGACGGCTGCCCATGGCACAGCGGAGGGGGACGCGCCGTGACGAGACGCCGGAGGCGGAGGGAGGTGGTGGAGAAGGAGTACCCGCCTCCGATTCCGGCGCTGGTCCGCACCGAGAATCTGCCGCCACACATGCCGTGGGTTATGAAGAGGTACTACACCAGTGATGGCAGGTTGGTGATCAAGGAGGAGAAAGTGAAGCGCCACGAGTACTTCGAGGCGTACCGGTCCAATGGGCGCCTCGTACTGACTCTGATCCCCCTCGGCGACGTCATGGAGGAGACCTGCAGCGCCGGAGAATTAGCGGCGGAGTTCTTGGATGATATGTCAGCTCCCGACGAGGAAATTAGCGGTGGGGATAATCAGGGTGTCAGTGATCCGACGGTTGAGGAGAAGATTCCTGAGTGCTATAAGTATACGGGAACGACAATTAATCCTTGCGGTGGATTTGGGGTGGCGACGGCGGCGCCTCCGCCGTTAAGGCCGCCGGTTCGTACTTAA